In Mucinivorans hirudinis, the DNA window TTATCACTTAAGGCGGCTATTACAAAGATAAGGGCTCTCCCACGCGCATTAATGGTATATAACCGTGTTTTATGGGTATTTATCGACTCGAACTTAAACAATTTGGATCATTTTGAACAAATTCCGCGTCGTTCGGCAAATCATACAAGTTTGATTGCCCTCTATCCTTGAATTTGGGCGAGTGGCGATGAAAATAAAAACAGCCCCTTTAGATACGATGTCGATTGTGATGCGTCGTTCTCGGATTACAGGTTTGCGAGCTTCTCAATTGCCTCCTTTAGCTGTGTGGTATTGTCGACTATCTGGTCGATGCTGCTTTGCACCGTCACGGTGAGTGGTTCTACTTTCGATAGGTCGACTTGTGGGGACTTATTGCTCTGTTTGGCCAATTTGGTAAGCTCTTCAATCATAAAGATGATTACATCGTCTATGTCTGTTGCCATAAGTTTGAATTTTTATGCGGTTAAAATCTGATTCCTTTTTTCTTTTTGCGTTGCATCCGTTTGCGGAATGCTTCCTCTTCGGGGTCTGTACCGTTGGGGAGTATCGGTATGTCGAAGAGTGAGCCGATGGAGTCGCCAACGGTGCTGCTTTCGTGGTGGTCGGGGCGATGCTGCGCTTGTTGCACAGGTGGCAAACTCTGTTGCTTAGCTCGGTTGTTTTGCCGTAGGGCGTAGTCAATTTTGGAGTAACTGAACTGCCTATCTACCTTTGAGCCATTGAACGAGAGGTTGTTCATCGTAAACCTTACTCCCTCGATTTTGTCGGTTGAGCCTTTGGTTTTGAAACCTAACTCTATGCCCTCGGTTCTGAGCCTGCTGCGGAGCTCACCCCACGACCTCGACTGTGGAACGTGCTTGCAAAGTGCATCGTAAATCCGATACTTTGTTGCATCAGGTTCTCGGAGCTGCTTTCGCTTGACGTTCTCTTTTCCGCTCGAAACATACAAGCCGTGTTTGATGGTGATTTCTTTGCAAATTTTCGTACTTCTAAACCTTTCGTTTTGGTCGGATATGCGTTTGCCGTTGAAGTCGATGCGGTTCATTATTAGATGAATGTGCGGATGGTCTCGGTCGGTGTAGCGAACGATTAAGACCTGCACCCTGCTTGATTGGCTCGTTTGGCAATCTGATTGAGGTTGTTCGCCATTCCTGTGAGCTTGGTTATCAGTTGCAGGTGGGTGGCGGTGAGCCTCTCTTTGATGGTGGAATTTCGCAAGGTGGTGCGGATAAAATCGCTTACCGTTAGCCTTGCTGTGCGTGCCTTGGCTTTGAGCATAAAATACTCCTCTGTGGCAAACCTGACCTCTATTCGATACTTCCGCACCTCTGTACTCGCCAATTTCGGGCGACCGTTTTCATTCCTGTTTTTTATCGTTCTCATATTGTACTAATTAAAATTATTCGCTGCCGTCGCACGGCTTAGACCATCGGGATTCATTGTTATTGTCCGGACAATAACACAAACTTGCTTAGTAAACTCCCATAAATTACAGTTACTCTACTCATCATCATTGCTTTCGGGTTTAAAGCCTCCAATAAATTCGATATACTGCTCTTCTCTTAGCTCCTCCAACAGCGGTCTGTAAGTCTCGATATGGTGGCGCAGGATGGTGTCGATTAGAGATGCCGTCGTTACGTGTTGGTCTCGGAATAGGTGAGCTATTATCTTCATCTTGGCGTGGGTCTCGGTACTCACATAAAGCACTTGACGGTCACGGATTCGGATGTCCCGACAAAAAGTCTCGATA includes these proteins:
- a CDS encoding Mobilization protein BmgA, translating into MNRIDFNGKRISDQNERFRSTKICKEITIKHGLYVSSGKENVKRKQLREPDATKYRIYDALCKHVPQSRSWGELRSRLRTEGIELGFKTKGSTDKIEGVRFTMNNLSFNGSKVDRQFSYSKIDYALRQNNRAKQQSLPPVQQAQHRPDHHESSTVGDSIGSLFDIPILPNGTDPEEEAFRKRMQRKKKKGIRF